TTGTTCTAGCTGCCTGACGTTTCCCGGCCAGGAGAAATTTTTCAACATTTCAATGGAATCATCTGCAAGTATTTTTTGCTTTGTTTCCGGCGTCCTTTTTAGAAAATAGGTCGCCAGAAGTTCTATGTCTTCACGTCGTTGGCGCAATGGAGGAAGACGAATCTCCATTCCGCAAAGTCGGTAGTACAAATCCTCTCTGAATTTCCCCTGGAGAACCAGGGTATTGAGGTCCTTATTGGTTGCCGCAACAATCCGGACGCTGCATGACACCTCTTTTTCCGATCCCAAGGGCATAATTTTTTTCTCTTGAATGGCCCTTAGAATTTTTGCCTGGCAGGGAAGACTCATATCTCCAATTTCGTCCAGAAACAAAATGCCGCCTGATGCAGCGATAAATTTACCTTTACGATTATTGACAGCTCCGCTGAAAGCACCTTTTACATGACCGAACAATTCACTTTCCATAAGCGACTCTGACACGGCCGCACAATTCACAGCCAAAAACGGACTCTCTTTTTCTTTTCCTGCCTCATGAACCCGCCTGGCAATCAATTCCTTTCCTGTGCCCGTTTCCCCCAAGATCAGCACGGGTATATCCGTACGCCCCGCTTTCAATGCCATCCTCAAAGCGTTTTGAATCCCGGGAGCGATTCCGACAACAACGGTTTTTTCAGGATCAATCAATTCCTGTGAGTGTTTCAGCGCCTCCACGTATGAATCTTCTACGGTTCGTGGACTACCTGTCAATGAAAGCGCATATGCATACAGCGCCCCTATAACGGAAAGTCTTTCTTTCCATTGTTCAGGGAAAGGACCGCCTGCTTTACGGTTTACTATGTTTATAACACCATAAAGACGCCCTTGCGCCATGATCGGTGCGGAAATCATGGACTTTGTGTGGAATCCGATAATGTTGTCAAGTCGTTCGCTGTGGCGGGCATCCGCAACCGTCTGGTGAACAGCAATGGTTTTTTGGGATAGCGCCACAGCACCACTGATTCCCTCCCCTACTTCAAGGAAAAACTTTCCAATTTCAGCCATATCAACATTGGTTCCGTATGCGAGATAAAGCCTTGCCTCCGGATTAAGTCTCCAGATGGAAGCAGCCTCTGACAAAGATGCGTTTATCAGTATCCGGCAAAGTTTGGCATCATAGTCTTGGTCTCCCGGTATCCCGGAGCCTGTCTGATTAAAAAAAGAAATAAGCTCTGAAAATGTGTGTTGTTTTGATTTCATCATACGGCCCGCCTTTATCGATTCACCCGTACTATAAATTCAATGTGTTTTGATTAAACTTATCATTATTCCGTTTTTTTTAAAAGAAAATCGGCAGAGACATTTTTCCAATTTGGCCGGTTTCGCCGAAAATCTCATATGCAAAACGAACTTTCATTCCAAAAATATGTTAACCATTTAAAATTTAAAATAAATTTTAAGGCAATGGCCATAAAACCGGCGTGGCATGGAGATTGCTTTTTGAATATTTAGTATCTGAACGAAAACCTGGAAATTTTGCCAAAAACACAGCGACGCCCGGAACGTCAAAACGATTGATGATGCTGCCAAGCGTCTACACAACAGGTTAGGACAAAGAAAAAAGGAGGATTTGATTATGTGTCGAAATGCAACCAAATCAGTGAATGCCGGAGGTAAAATCAGATATCCGGCATCGAATGACGGTTTTGAACCTCTGAAAAATGTATTGGTAGATATCTATCTCATCTCTAAAGAGCAAGACGGCTTTTTCAACTTTCTGCGGTTAACGTCTTCGGTTTCATCTTTTTTTCCCGGGGGCGTGGATGCGCCCTTTGGCAGCACACTCCAGGTTGGCGGACATTTTGGAAAAACGATCCGAGAGAAAGGAGATAATATTTATTACCGGATATATTATTCACCATACAGCGGCAACCCTGACGCACCTTTCAACCCGGCATCGGCAACGCAAATCAACGCCCCCCTGTTTAACAAAAAGTATATCTTACCGACCTACCCAGGGGATGCCGGCGCATGGCATACCCTGTACTTAGGTCCGCATACCGCTGAAGTGAACGGTACGCCGGCACAGGTATACCAGAGGCCTCCACGTTATGATACGGCATTAGAATACATGCCGTTTCCGAATCTTATGGCCATTTGGGATTCAACGACGACAAACGATGAACAAATCCTCATGTCTATAGAGGTTTATGAAAAAATCGGTGAAGTCAATGGTGTTCCACAGTTGGCACCGATTGCCCTTGAATCAAATGTCGATACATTCGAATTCCTCCCGCTTGTGATCGATAACCGACTGTCGGCACCTAAAATCAATACCTGGCAAACCCGCGTTGCAACGTTCAGCCCCCAGGGGGTCGACTCCGGCTTTTTGCCCGATATCAATCCCAACGGCGAAATGGAAGTTTCTGCCGTAGCCGCCAATGGCAATGAATGTCTGATATTGGAATACTGTGTTGAAGACGGCAGCGCTCATCCGCACCTGAGATATTATAAATTACGTGTAAAATACAGCCCTCGCCAGGTTGAGCCGCCCCCCTGGTTCGAAGCGTTTCCTCGCAGATTTTTACCATCCATTGGGCAGTGCTGAAGCCATTGAAGAAGCCTTGATAAATTGGTGGAACGTACATGAGTTTGTCCAGCCATCGATTAGACTTTTCACAGGGTCATCAATATTAATAACGGTCATGGGCCGACATGGTCTATCAACACCCAGGCTTGACCCACAACAAAATATGAAAGCAGCTTAGCAACTTATCGGTACTTTCATATAAACAGGTAAAACATTAATACGATCTTCAAACAATTTTGTTGACAAAAAGCAAATTGTAATTTAGGGAAGAAACATCTATTTTTTTTATCAATAAATGGTTCGCCTAAGCATTAATAGGGATGCAAACAGAACAAAAAAATGTTATCGCGAGGAGCGATATAGCAATCACTGTGAGCAACATCTTTAGATTTCCCGCTCATTACTATTTTGAATACAAGTCTAAAAAGCTAAAAATTGTATTCGGATGGCATCATACGGATAAAATTTGCTTTTTGACAAGGGAACCATAAAATATTTTTTAAAGGCGTTTGATATAGAACTAAGCACATAACAAGAGACAGAGCTTTCCGATTCAAATGATTTAGTCAGCTATGCTTTGATTTTTTTAAGCAGTAAGCACATCACCACCCACAAATTTAGGGATATCATGCGAACAGGCAATAAAAAGAAAAAGCATTGGAAACTGAGCTTGATAACAGCCGGAATATTAATGGCTGTGTTACCGTTAATATCTACTTCACACGCCGCGCAGCCGTGTGAGCAATGGTCGGGCAAAGCGCTCTCGATTCAGGGAAACGTTGAAGTCAGCCGGGCAGGAGAGGCGCTATGGGAACCTATCTCCAGTCAAGATTTTTTTTGTCCGGGCGACCGTGTACGTGTCGGCAAAAATAGCCGCGCAGCTATTCTATTGCCCAATGAGACCCTGCTGCGGCTTGCCGAAGGCACCTCGCTGACTTTCATTAAAGAGGAGAAAAAAGAAAACGCCTTGCTGGCTCTGCTGGAAGGTGTCATCCACTTTATCAGCCGTACACCCCGTTCGTTGAATATCAAGACCCCTTTTGTTAATGCCAGCATTGATGGTACCGAATTCGTCCTAAAAGTCGAATCGGATCAAACCAAAATCTGGGTATTCGAAGGACAGGTGTCCGCCCGCAACGCCCAAGGCACTCTGGTGCTCACCAGTGGTGAAGCTGCCGTTGCACAAAAAGGGAAAGCGCCGGTTCGCAAGCTGGTTGTAAACCCCAGGGACGAAGTGCAGTGGGCCCTTTACTACCCGCCTGTCATTGATTACCGTTTAGAGAATTACACCACAGGTCCGAATGCACCGATGCTCCGCAAGGCCCTGACATTATATCGAAAAGGAGATCTGTCCGCGGCATTTGCTTGTCTGGACAGTGTTCCCGAAAATTCGAGAACTGCTCAATATCATGATCTGCTGGCAAGTTTTTTCCTGACTGTAGGCCAGATAAATAAGGCGCGTTCCAACTTAGATCAGGCTCTCCTTCTTGATCCGAATGATGGTATTGCCTATGCACTGCAATCGGTAATTGCAGTGACCCAAAACAGCACAAAAAAAGCACTGGAACTGGCACAAAAGGGCGTTGAGCTGCGTCCCCAGTCACCGGTTCCGCAAATTGCACTGTCCTATGCCCTTCAGGCCCGGTTTGATATTGAAAAGGCCCAACAAAGCGTGGAACGAGCCGTAGACCTTGCGCCACAAGACGCACTGGCCTGGGCACGCCTGGTAGAACTGGAACTCTCACTGGGTAATATTGACCGCGCAACCGCTTCTGCCAGCAAAGCCGTTGAACTTGACCCGGACCAAGCGCGGACACAAACCGTACTCGGCTTTGCCAACCTGACACAAATCGAAATTGATAAAGCAGAAACGTCTTTCAAACAGGCCATTGATCTCGACCCGGCAGATCCGCTTCCCCGGCTGGGGCTGGGGCTGGCTAAGATCAGGCAGGGCAATCTTGATGAAGGCACCGAACAGATCGAAACCGCCGCCATCCTGGATCCGGACAATTCTTTAATCAGGAGTTACCTGGGCAAGGCGTATTATGAACAAAAACGTACAAAGCTTGCGCGTACCGAATTTGCTATTGCCAAAGAGTTGGATCCCAATGATCCCACACCCTGGTTTTACGATGCGATACTCAAACAGACTGAAAACAGACCGGGTGAAGCCCTGCAGGATATGCAAAAGGCGATTGCGCTCAATGATAACCGTGCGGTTTACAGATCAAAACTTCTTCTGGATCAGGATCTTGCGGCCCGTTCGGCAAATTTAGCCCGCATATACGAGGATATTGATTTCAAGCGTGTGTCTTTGAATGAAGCCTTGAAATCGTTAAGCACGGATTGGAGCAATTTTTCCGCCCATCGGTTTCTTGCCGACACCTATTTGGGATCACCCCGCATAAGAATCGCCAGAGCCAGTGAGCTATTACAATCCCAACTGTTGCAACCGCTGAATATTACACCGATACAGCCCCAACTCGGCGGATCTGACCTGTTTGCCTTTAGCAGTGCAAGTCCGTTAAGCGCATCATTAAATGAGTATAGTGCGATGTACAATAGCAACAGCATTAACTGGTTATTGAGTGAAACGGCCGGCTCCAATCATACCAAGGGTGGTAACAACATTGTATCCGGTATACATGATAAAATTTCAGGCAGTATCGGACGGTATCATTTTGAAACAGACGGCTTTCAAGAAAATGATTTCCTTGAACAAGAAATTTTAACGGGGTATGCGCAATATGCACTAAGTCCCAAATTGAATATTCAGGTTGAATTACGTGACGAAGCAACCAAGGCGGGTGATGTTCCCTCACGAATCAACAGTTTTCATAAAGAGAACTTAAGGCAACGCATCGACCAGGAGACGGCACGCATCGGCGTTCATTACGAGCCATCGGTTGGCCAGGATCTTATTTTTTCCGGTTTTTACACCAGATTTGAAGAGCATGATCTGGACTTGGAACCTAATTCTATTTTCCCTGAAGTCTTAATAGACAATTATGAGAATGATACAAAATATGATGGCTATCAGATTGAATCCCAATATCTTTTCAATACAACACGAATCAATTGGATCACCGGTATAGGATACATAGACTTAAGTACCGACAAATATTCCGTGAATATAACCAGCTTTATAAATCATCCAGATGTGAAATTTCTTCCTCACATCATTTCAAATGAGAATGATGTACATACAAAACAGTTCAATGGCTATATCTATTCGTTAGCCCAACTCGGGGAAAACCTCATTTCTGTCTTTGGTTTCAGTTTTGACAATTTCGATAATGGTCTTGTTGACAAGGATCAATTTAACCCCAAATTCGGACTTCAGTGGACCCCGTTTAACGATATAACAATCCGCACCGCAATTATTCGCGCACTGAAAAGACCTCTCGCTATGAATCAGACAATCGAACCGACTCAGGTTGCCGGATTTAATCAACTATTTGACGATAATAATGGTGCACAAATGTGGCGATACGGCATAGCCGTGGATTATAAGCCAAGTCAAAGACTTTACGGCGGAATTGAATTCTCCTGGCGAAATACGGAGCAACCCATCACACGTGAGAATGCTCTTGTCTACCAGGATCGAGATGAAGTGGCGCATTTGGCTTATCTTTATTGGGTGCCTCATAAACTACTTACGCTGAGTTCGGAGTATCGGTTTGACAAGTTCAATCGCGATGACAAGAATATAGGTGACCCAACAAATCCCAGGAGTCTCGTAACCCACACCGTTCAGTTGGCGGCAAACTATCACCATCCGAAAGGCCTGTTTATAAAAACGGGGGGAATATATATTGATCAACAAGCTGAATTTATAGACAATAGCAGCAACCTTGACAAATTACATGAAGACTTTTTGATATTTAATGCAACCATCGGTTATCGAATACCTAAAAGAATTGGATCTATTGAGCTGTCAGTCCATAATATTTTTGATAAAAAGATTCGCTATCACAGTACTTATGATGTAAGTGGCCCACAACTGTCACCTTACAAACCTGAGCGCCAGTTTTTTCTAAGCGTAAACCTCTCATTTTGATATTGAGGTTTGCATTTCCATATTGTGATTAACTTTTTTAACAGGAGGTCAAAAAATGTTTCATGTAATTTATCTTTTAATTATTATTATTTTAGTAATTGCCCTAATCATCGCATTAAAATTGAAAAAACCGCCTGAGCCGACCAACGCCCAACCACAACCACAAGAATCAGGCTCCGTAAGAACACATCTGCTGAATAATGTTGTACTAAGCGCCGGCATTAATTTTGATACTGGGCAACCAATCGTGGTTAACACTTTGACCGGAAAAAAAGTTGACCCGTGTGGTACGGTTTCTGTTCCCAAAGAAGAGCAAAGCAACCAACTATCAGAAAGACCTACACCCTGCCAAACTGAAACAGCTTGCCAAACAGAACTGAGACGTAATCCCGATGGAGGTTATGAGCTTTATAAAAAAATGGAGGGAGAATATGTTAAAGTTGAAGATTCAAAGATAGTTGAGATGGTTTTTGCAACTTGGAAAGGCAGTCAAGGTATGACAATACATTTACCTTCAGGTGGCGAGCAATTCGAAGACGTTCAGACATTAGATGGGATATGTGACGAGCTCAGGTTTCTTCTGAGTGGAAAAATGAGCGACCCAGCGCGTAAGGAAGCGGAGGCAATGTTATCCATGTGTCCATAGAGAGCCTGACCGTGTTAAGTGTTATCCAGGTTTCATTTCTGCTCCATACGGATACCGTCATCATGAATCTCATCCCCAGGAAGGCGCCTTCGTTTTTCTATCTGTTTCAGATAAAACAACGAAGGGCCGTCCTGACCTGCAATACGAATTGTCCGGTTAAAATAATCAATGGCGTCTTCCCATGCTTGATTTTGGTATGCCTGTAGTGCTTTTGAAAAAAGCTTGCAAATCAGTCTTTGTCTGTCGGTGGCGTTTTCCATCCGGCAGACAAGCTCATGAACCCTTACGGCCTTTGATTTTCCTACCAGGTAAAACCGGCCCACATCCCGGGTCACAAAGCCGGTCACCTGATCTATCACCTGGGCCGCCACCAGTATATTTGTCCCCAGATACTTATTCAATCCCTCCAGCCTTGACGCCGTGTTGACAATATCTCCGGTGGGCCGGAATTCATAATGATCCCCAGCACCGACATCTCCCATCATGATATCGCCGTGGTGCAGACCGATGCGGGTGGGAAACCGGATATTCTCCTTGTAATCAATGAATTCAAAAGATGCCTTGCTGATATCAAGGGCTGCTGCGCATGCGTCGTATTTAAAATTGTCATCCGAATAATTTTTTGCCCATATTGCCAGCATGGCATCTCCAACGACATTGATAACAATTCCTCTGTGCTTTTTTACCTGCTCAAATAAAATTTTATAGTACTCGTTCATAAATCTATGAAGCGTTTGGGGGTCCATAGCCTCTGACATGGTGGTATATTGTCCGGCATCCGTGAAAAGACAGGTGCCATGAATGATCTGCCGGGTTTCCTTGTTTTTTGAAATATTTTTCACCAGTTGATCGGCCAGGTTATCGGGCAGGTAGTATCCCAAGGCACGCCGGACATCCTGACGGTCCTTTCTAATATCCGCATACTTCCAGGCCGCCGTGCCTAAAAATGCCAAAACAGGTTGAAAAAATAACGGAATTACCAATGGATACCAATGACCGTAGAAAGTAAACCTGTACAGGATAAATGTCGAATATAAACTACCCATGACGAGAATACTCAATATCACAAAACCTGGTCTTAAAAAATGGCAGATGACGACCAATATCACCCCGCAAATAACAATAATGGCTGCCCGTACAGCCGGGGAAATAATGCGGATCGGCATGTTTTCCTCAAAATTGGCAAAAGCGGTAGCCGCCATCTCTACCCCGCTGATATCAATTCCGCTGGACTGGGAAAATACCGTATAAAATCCGTCTTTTTTATTGGGTACGACCTGGTCTGAATGACCGATAAAAACCGCCTTATTTTTAAAATTGATCGGCTTCTGTCCAGTTTCTCTTTGATTTTCCTGCCAAAGGACTTGGGCGTAGGAAACCGTAGGAATCGTTCCGGGCGGACCATAAAAATTCAAATAAAAGCTGTCTGACAGACGATACATATTGATCAGGGATTGCACCATCTTCTGTTCGTTTTTAACCATACCGGAAGGTGGTAGAGAACCCTCTATAGAGACCGGCATTTGATTTGAAATGACAGGGTTTTTTAAAAATTCATTTCTCAGGGTGATGATGAGCTCTCTGGTTGTTTTTTCCCCGATTATTTCCGTCTTGCTGCCCGGAAGCTTCATCGCAAGATCGGAATTAAAGTGCTTGATAGTCCGGATAAAATCAGGATAAGCATCCAAAGTAAAGAATTGAAACGCTACCACAGGCAAGGTTGGAATATCTCCGGCACCGGTTTTGAATGCCCAACATTGACTGACCTTAACCGGTACTTTGGGTAACGGGAAAGGTGCCAGAGCTGCTGCGGATTGTGCAAGGATTTCCAAAGGGGGAACCCGCTCTTCGATATTCAAAATCCCATTGATTGTCCCCGTTCCATCCTGCAGAGGAGAATGCTTCTTCTGGAGGTGTTCATACAGAACCACGTTACCGGCTTTTTGAATCATTTGTGCAAATTCTTGATCAACCGATTTGGAAACTGACCCTGCAAAATTAATATCAAAAATGATGACCGAAGCCTCTTGCGCCGTCAAATACGATATAAGGCGGGTATGCAGGGATCGCGGCCATTTGTTGAACTGGAGCGGCAAATTAAGATCAACACAGGAACGCTCGTCCATTCCGATAATCGCCACATTTGGCGGGACTTTTCTTTCCCCCCTCAGTTTAAACAACAGATCCAGCCCAATATTCTCCTCAATACTGATCCCTGCCGGGGAGAAGCTGAACATGAGCCCAGCAATGCCGGTTATGATACTCATAACAACGATTTTAGCTGAATGGTTCACAGGTTCTCCCCTATTATATGAGTAAGACAGCTCAGTTGAGCTTCTAAATTTGGACCCCGTACTTTTTAACCAGGGAGTAAAAATGTGATTTGGACAGGCCGGACAGACTGAGGATACGTTTGACATCCCCGTTTGTGGCGGCAATGATCTGCTCCAGATAGTGCTGCTCCATTTGCTGTTTCCACTCCTTGAACCCGGGGATGTTGCCCGGAAAAAAGATGCCGGGGCCGGGTCGGTTCTCTTCTGGTACCTGGGACATCTGCACCTTTTCAATGGATGCCCGGGCCACCTGGATTCGGACGTCACCGGGCAGGTGCATGGCGTAAAGTGTGGCGTCGCCGCCCGAGGCCACAAATGCGGTTTCAAGCACATTAAACAGTTCTCTGACGTTACCGGGCCAAGGATAAGCGTTCAAGGTATCAAAAAAGCCCTGCTCGATTTTTTTGGAAGCCAGGTTGTTCTCTTTGCACAGCCGGCCGACCTTAAACCGGGTAAGCGCCTCAATATCTGAGCCGCGACGACGCAAAGGCGGTAAGGGCAGATGGATGGTGCGAAGGCGGTAGAGCAGATCCCTGCGAAAGGTACCGTTTTCCACCATGGCATCCAGATCCCGGTTGGTGGCGGCCATGAGTCGAAAGTCACTGGTGATCTCTTTGGCATCGCCAAGCGGACGAAACCGTTTTTCCTGGAGGATGCGAAGAAATGATTTCTGGGCGGACAGGGGCATCTCTCCTACCTCATCCAGAAATAGGGTGCCCTGATCCGCCAGTTTCACGAGACCGTCCCTACGCTCTACCGCTCCGGTAAACGCGCCTTTGCGGTGGCCGAACAGGGTGCTCTCCATCAAGGTTTCAGTTAGAAACGCGCAGTCTACCACAATAAAGCCATTATCTTTTCTCAGGCTGTTGGCATGGATAGTCTGGGCAAAAAGCTCCTTACCGGTGCCGGTTTCCCCTGTGATCAGCACAGGCGCACTGGAGGCCGCCCCCTGGGCCATGATCTCAAAACACTTACGCATGGGCAGGGACCTGCCTACGATTCGATCCAAATTCAGGGTCACAGCCTGCTGTCTGCTCTGTCTTTCCTGCCGGTATTTCAATGCCCGGGTAAGGCTGGCACGGGTCTCCTTAATGGAGGTGGGTTTGACAATATAGTCCCAAACCCCTTCTGTGATGGCAATCTCAGCCCCAGCCGGATCACCCAGGCCCGTGATGATAAATATTTCAGGGCTGGATTTGGAAGCTTCCTTGATCCGGGACAATGCCTCAAGCCCGTTGCCGTCGGGTAGGCCCACATCCAGCAGCAAAATATCCACGTCCTGTTCTTCAAGGATTTGGATGCCCTGTTCAAGTGTACCGGCGGCCAGAAAATCATGTTCCATGCGCATCACCAGACTTTTCATGGTGTCGCAAAAATTATCGTCGTCATCTATGATTAAAATTAATGCCATGGTTGCCTCAATTGGATCTTGCCGGAGGGCACAGTACATCGTTGATGCCCCGGGATAAAATGCCCTTATCATAGGGCTTTACAATGAACTGCTTGATATTGGACGATTCCTGGCGGCTGAACTCCACATTGCGTCCCGACACCATAATCACGGGTAACCCAGGCAGAATCCGGGCCAGTTGCCGGGCCAGTTCCAGGCCGGTAATTTTCGGCATGTCATAGTCGGTGATGACCAGGTCAAAGCCCGACGGATTCTGCCGGATCAGAGCCAGCGCCTGGCTTGCGCTGTCCGCGGCAGTGACCAGATACCCCAGCTTTTCAATGATCCGGGGCACGCTTTGCCGCTGTTCCGGGTCGTCCTCCACAAACAAAATGGTGCCCTGACCCAGGCAGACGTTGTTTTCCGACGGCCGCTCCTCCTCTTCCACCTGGTCCATGCGCGGCAAAAGCACCGTAAAACGCGTCAAGTCATAAGCCTTGCTGGTCAGTGAAATGGCTCCGTTATGGCCCTGGACAATACCGTGGACCATGGAAAGTCCCAGGCCCGATCCGATATTTTTGCCTTTGGTTGAGAAAAAGGGATCAAACACCTTATCCAGGATTTCAGGATCAATGCCGGGACCGTTGTCCGAGATGGTCAGTTCAACATAGTGGCCCGGGGGCAGATTAAAAGCGTCGTCGTTGTCCGGGTCGGGGTTAGTTAACAACCGTTCATCCAGTTTCACTTCAATGCGCCCGCTTTTTCCTCCTAAGGCCTGGAAGGCGTTGGTACACAGATTCATCACCACCTGGTGAATCTGGATGGCATCCCCCCGGCACATGAACTTGCCCTGGGCCATGTGTTTTACCACCCCAATGTTTCCGGGAAGCGATGTTTCCACCAGAGCCATGGCATCTTTGACCACCCGGGCCAGATCCAGTTTTCTGAACCGGACATGGCCGGGCCGACTGAAGGTGAGAATCTGTTTGACCAGCTCCGCGCCCCGTTTACCGGCCGAAAGAACCCGCGCAAGGTCCTGGTGGGTCAAAGAGTCTTCGTG
Above is a window of uncultured Desulfobacter sp. DNA encoding:
- a CDS encoding sigma-54 dependent transcriptional regulator; its protein translation is MALILIIDDDDNFCDTMKSLVMRMEHDFLAAGTLEQGIQILEEQDVDILLLDVGLPDGNGLEALSRIKEASKSSPEIFIITGLGDPAGAEIAITEGVWDYIVKPTSIKETRASLTRALKYRQERQSRQQAVTLNLDRIVGRSLPMRKCFEIMAQGAASSAPVLITGETGTGKELFAQTIHANSLRKDNGFIVVDCAFLTETLMESTLFGHRKGAFTGAVERRDGLVKLADQGTLFLDEVGEMPLSAQKSFLRILQEKRFRPLGDAKEITSDFRLMAATNRDLDAMVENGTFRRDLLYRLRTIHLPLPPLRRRGSDIEALTRFKVGRLCKENNLASKKIEQGFFDTLNAYPWPGNVRELFNVLETAFVASGGDATLYAMHLPGDVRIQVARASIEKVQMSQVPEENRPGPGIFFPGNIPGFKEWKQQMEQHYLEQIIAATNGDVKRILSLSGLSKSHFYSLVKKYGVQI
- a CDS encoding adenylate/guanylate cyclase domain-containing protein translates to MNHSAKIVVMSIITGIAGLMFSFSPAGISIEENIGLDLLFKLRGERKVPPNVAIIGMDERSCVDLNLPLQFNKWPRSLHTRLISYLTAQEASVIIFDINFAGSVSKSVDQEFAQMIQKAGNVVLYEHLQKKHSPLQDGTGTINGILNIEERVPPLEILAQSAAALAPFPLPKVPVKVSQCWAFKTGAGDIPTLPVVAFQFFTLDAYPDFIRTIKHFNSDLAMKLPGSKTEIIGEKTTRELIITLRNEFLKNPVISNQMPVSIEGSLPPSGMVKNEQKMVQSLINMYRLSDSFYLNFYGPPGTIPTVSYAQVLWQENQRETGQKPINFKNKAVFIGHSDQVVPNKKDGFYTVFSQSSGIDISGVEMAATAFANFEENMPIRIISPAVRAAIIVICGVILVVICHFLRPGFVILSILVMGSLYSTFILYRFTFYGHWYPLVIPLFFQPVLAFLGTAAWKYADIRKDRQDVRRALGYYLPDNLADQLVKNISKNKETRQIIHGTCLFTDAGQYTTMSEAMDPQTLHRFMNEYYKILFEQVKKHRGIVINVVGDAMLAIWAKNYSDDNFKYDACAAALDISKASFEFIDYKENIRFPTRIGLHHGDIMMGDVGAGDHYEFRPTGDIVNTASRLEGLNKYLGTNILVAAQVIDQVTGFVTRDVGRFYLVGKSKAVRVHELVCRMENATDRQRLICKLFSKALQAYQNQAWEDAIDYFNRTIRIAGQDGPSLFYLKQIEKRRRLPGDEIHDDGIRMEQK
- a CDS encoding sigma-54-dependent Fis family transcriptional regulator, with amino-acid sequence MMKSKQHTFSELISFFNQTGSGIPGDQDYDAKLCRILINASLSEAASIWRLNPEARLYLAYGTNVDMAEIGKFFLEVGEGISGAVALSQKTIAVHQTVADARHSERLDNIIGFHTKSMISAPIMAQGRLYGVINIVNRKAGGPFPEQWKERLSVIGALYAYALSLTGSPRTVEDSYVEALKHSQELIDPEKTVVVGIAPGIQNALRMALKAGRTDIPVLILGETGTGKELIARRVHEAGKEKESPFLAVNCAAVSESLMESELFGHVKGAFSGAVNNRKGKFIAASGGILFLDEIGDMSLPCQAKILRAIQEKKIMPLGSEKEVSCSVRIVAATNKDLNTLVLQGKFREDLYYRLCGMEIRLPPLRQRREDIELLATYFLKRTPETKQKILADDSIEMLKNFSWPGNVRQLEQAVMASAAISDQFQIYPEHFPPWFHKAMQEKARFDDQDGALISNKVFSNRSADDEIEKERYLEALRATSFPGTGRWNISAAARQLNIARKTLTYRMQKLNLVTKKYNAS
- a CDS encoding TonB-dependent receptor, which gives rise to MRTGNKKKKHWKLSLITAGILMAVLPLISTSHAAQPCEQWSGKALSIQGNVEVSRAGEALWEPISSQDFFCPGDRVRVGKNSRAAILLPNETLLRLAEGTSLTFIKEEKKENALLALLEGVIHFISRTPRSLNIKTPFVNASIDGTEFVLKVESDQTKIWVFEGQVSARNAQGTLVLTSGEAAVAQKGKAPVRKLVVNPRDEVQWALYYPPVIDYRLENYTTGPNAPMLRKALTLYRKGDLSAAFACLDSVPENSRTAQYHDLLASFFLTVGQINKARSNLDQALLLDPNDGIAYALQSVIAVTQNSTKKALELAQKGVELRPQSPVPQIALSYALQARFDIEKAQQSVERAVDLAPQDALAWARLVELELSLGNIDRATASASKAVELDPDQARTQTVLGFANLTQIEIDKAETSFKQAIDLDPADPLPRLGLGLAKIRQGNLDEGTEQIETAAILDPDNSLIRSYLGKAYYEQKRTKLARTEFAIAKELDPNDPTPWFYDAILKQTENRPGEALQDMQKAIALNDNRAVYRSKLLLDQDLAARSANLARIYEDIDFKRVSLNEALKSLSTDWSNFSAHRFLADTYLGSPRIRIARASELLQSQLLQPLNITPIQPQLGGSDLFAFSSASPLSASLNEYSAMYNSNSINWLLSETAGSNHTKGGNNIVSGIHDKISGSIGRYHFETDGFQENDFLEQEILTGYAQYALSPKLNIQVELRDEATKAGDVPSRINSFHKENLRQRIDQETARIGVHYEPSVGQDLIFSGFYTRFEEHDLDLEPNSIFPEVLIDNYENDTKYDGYQIESQYLFNTTRINWITGIGYIDLSTDKYSVNITSFINHPDVKFLPHIISNENDVHTKQFNGYIYSLAQLGENLISVFGFSFDNFDNGLVDKDQFNPKFGLQWTPFNDITIRTAIIRALKRPLAMNQTIEPTQVAGFNQLFDDNNGAQMWRYGIAVDYKPSQRLYGGIEFSWRNTEQPITRENALVYQDRDEVAHLAYLYWVPHKLLTLSSEYRFDKFNRDDKNIGDPTNPRSLVTHTVQLAANYHHPKGLFIKTGGIYIDQQAEFIDNSSNLDKLHEDFLIFNATIGYRIPKRIGSIELSVHNIFDKKIRYHSTYDVSGPQLSPYKPERQFFLSVNLSF